One genomic window of Gracilinema caldarium DSM 7334 includes the following:
- a CDS encoding TRAP transporter small permease — MLKKLIRFFNLIHVALVYIAQVLMIAMVLIIFTNVILRYVFNSGLMWSEELALLFAVWFIFIAMSIGVKQDLHINISVLPKKLVTPLLQVILQKIKNIIIFVIALTMLIDGWKLVQFTLTSIMPATKLPAGLLYAILPISSIIMIYESLMDLFNVDTNDARVDTMLSGKEPFINILKGGSNG, encoded by the coding sequence ATGTTAAAAAAGCTCATTAGGTTTTTTAACTTAATTCATGTAGCCTTAGTATATATTGCTCAAGTTCTCATGATTGCCATGGTTCTTATAATCTTTACCAATGTGATTCTCCGATATGTCTTTAATAGCGGACTTATGTGGTCAGAAGAACTTGCGCTGCTGTTTGCGGTATGGTTTATTTTTATCGCAATGAGTATTGGTGTAAAACAAGATTTACATATCAATATCTCAGTGTTACCGAAAAAGCTGGTTACTCCACTACTTCAGGTCATACTGCAAAAAATAAAGAATATCATCATTTTTGTTATTGCCCTTACTATGTTGATTGATGGGTGGAAGCTGGTTCAATTTACTCTTACCTCAATCATGCCAGCCACTAAACTTCCTGCGGGCTTACTCTATGCAATACTCCCCATTAGTTCCATCATTATGATTTATGAATCACTGATGGATTTGTTCAATGTAGATACCAATGATGCAAGGGTAGATACGATGTTGTCTGGGAAAGAGCCCTTTATAAACATACTTAAGGGAGGATCTAATGGCTGA
- a CDS encoding TRAP transporter substrate-binding protein, which yields MKKWFLILAGFALVTSMTFASGSQDQKTVVQEVKPLVLRLAETHPADYPTTKGDMKFAELVKERTNGRIIIEVYPSSQLGQEKAVIEQVQFGAIDFTRVSVSPLASFVPVFNALQMPYLYRSEEHMWNVLLGPIGKELLASLEPSGFIGIGWFEPGARNFYNSKRPVYKPEDLAGLKIRVQESELMVGLVQALGAVATPMPYGEVYSGLQTGVIDGAENNWPSYESTSHYEVAKYYTLDEHTRVPEIIIASKISMQKLSKADQEIIKQAALDAIPYQRQLWKEREKTSEAKVRAAGSVIIEITDKTPWQQRMKVLYAKQPENVQALIKRIQEVK from the coding sequence ATGAAGAAATGGTTTTTAATCCTTGCTGGCTTTGCTCTGGTTACATCTATGACCTTTGCAAGCGGTTCTCAGGACCAGAAAACAGTTGTACAAGAGGTTAAGCCCTTGGTGCTTCGCCTTGCCGAGACTCATCCAGCAGATTATCCCACAACAAAGGGAGATATGAAATTTGCAGAATTAGTAAAGGAACGTACCAATGGCAGAATCATTATCGAAGTGTATCCCAGTTCCCAACTGGGTCAGGAAAAAGCTGTCATTGAGCAGGTTCAATTTGGTGCTATTGATTTTACCCGAGTAAGTGTATCACCCCTTGCTTCCTTTGTGCCCGTATTTAACGCACTTCAAATGCCGTATTTGTACCGTTCTGAGGAGCATATGTGGAATGTACTGCTTGGACCGATTGGAAAGGAACTGCTTGCTTCTCTTGAACCGTCTGGTTTTATCGGTATTGGTTGGTTTGAACCAGGGGCCCGCAACTTTTATAATTCTAAACGGCCTGTTTATAAACCAGAAGATCTGGCAGGGTTAAAAATCCGTGTTCAAGAGAGCGAACTCATGGTCGGTCTTGTTCAGGCTCTTGGTGCTGTTGCAACCCCTATGCCCTATGGTGAAGTATATTCCGGTTTGCAGACGGGCGTTATAGACGGTGCTGAAAATAACTGGCCCAGTTATGAATCGACCAGCCACTATGAAGTAGCCAAATACTATACGCTTGATGAACACACCCGGGTTCCAGAAATCATTATTGCTTCTAAGATTTCCATGCAAAAACTATCCAAAGCAGATCAGGAAATAATCAAACAGGCCGCCCTCGATGCTATACCCTATCAGCGTCAGCTTTGGAAAGAACGGGAGAAAACCTCTGAAGCAAAGGTTCGGGCTGCTGGAAGTGTAATAATAGAAATAACCGACAAAACGCCGTGGCAACAACGGATGAAAGTCCTCTACGCAAAACAGCCTGAAAATGTTCAGGCCTTAATTAAACGAATACAAGAGGTGAAATAA